Proteins from one Stenotrophomonas aracearum genomic window:
- a CDS encoding serine/threonine-protein kinase codes for MDAVRWRQLSSLLDQLLEMPHDQRSARLAQLRAADATLADDLERLLAHEHESQDFMAQPLWTAAPEESRAGTHVGPYQLLRQLGEGGMGEVWLAERADGLYQRQVALKLLRSGYADPGLRQRFSREREILARLQHPHLAQLLDAGVDLQGQPYLALAYVEGEPITDYCQRLQLPLERRLQLMLQVCAVVSHAHANLIVHRDLKPSNILVTAEGEVKLLDFGIAKLLAGDELPANAAHPPTEARAFTLHYAAPEQVRGEPVTTLTDVYSLGVVLFEVITGRKPYRLRRHSDAEWERSILEVDAPRASSMLLRGDGSDTGVMPATRRLARRLRGDLDTVLLKALQKDPAERYASVEALAQDLQRFLDGRPIQARPQRSLYRLRKYLGRHRWGVALALVAVLALVALAALALWQMQQARREIARAQAMQDFTIGLFDRAASVRHGSFDVRQLLATGQQRGEAELADQPLPLADLEGVIGRLRIGMGDYALALETLDRQRALLERVKDVPPGLQLEAVTQRGRALRMLGRSRECVAHLLPMQTLAEEQRQALPSLVAEFHAQLGRCQQLLGYRDEARDAFQLALTLRRDGIHDATGTAESLADLAALDYDDGNAPAALAGYRQALQLLQNRSTDRHPQLVTLRRHLGETLAAQGDLDGAEQALRAAWADAVALYGADHPETLSIRRLRATLALQQGELAEAGQALQDVHRLTRKALGERHRDTGLTWHALGRLALERGDSAGAVDAFARAVAIWRQPDCIGLLPQGLYDYGSALAETGRWQDALAALHEGRQWQAAQRGDDDPDVQRADRRMAEIIGEHVDPWQAGDRLATLMRQSARGGPDARLQQQAVQLAWGRNLVRMDQPVEAQRVLQPLTLGDATDPRSLQLRWLARATLAQLDCALAPVRGRQALLRLQGEVRQQRPQGGYVPRQIDQALQACQPERQSRATAAN; via the coding sequence ATGGACGCAGTGCGCTGGCGGCAGCTGTCTTCGCTGCTGGATCAGTTGCTGGAAATGCCCCACGACCAGCGCAGCGCGCGCCTGGCGCAGCTGCGTGCGGCCGACGCCACGCTGGCCGACGACCTGGAACGGCTGCTCGCGCATGAGCACGAAAGCCAGGACTTCATGGCCCAGCCGCTGTGGACGGCCGCGCCCGAAGAAAGCCGCGCCGGCACCCATGTCGGTCCGTACCAGCTGCTGCGCCAGCTCGGCGAAGGCGGCATGGGCGAGGTATGGCTGGCCGAACGCGCCGATGGGCTGTACCAGCGCCAGGTCGCGTTGAAGCTGCTGCGCAGCGGCTATGCCGACCCCGGGCTGCGCCAGCGCTTCAGCCGCGAACGCGAGATCCTGGCGCGCCTGCAGCACCCGCACCTGGCGCAGCTGCTGGACGCCGGCGTGGACCTGCAGGGCCAGCCGTATCTCGCGCTGGCCTACGTGGAAGGCGAGCCGATCACCGACTACTGCCAGCGCCTGCAGCTGCCGCTGGAACGTCGCCTGCAGTTGATGCTGCAGGTGTGCGCGGTGGTCAGCCATGCGCATGCCAACCTGATCGTGCATCGCGATCTCAAACCGTCCAACATCCTGGTCACCGCCGAGGGCGAAGTGAAGCTGCTGGACTTCGGCATCGCCAAGCTGCTGGCCGGCGACGAACTGCCTGCCAACGCCGCGCACCCGCCGACCGAAGCGCGCGCGTTCACCCTGCATTACGCCGCGCCCGAGCAGGTGCGCGGCGAGCCGGTGACCACGCTGACCGATGTGTACTCGCTGGGCGTGGTGCTGTTCGAGGTGATCACCGGCCGCAAGCCGTATCGGTTGCGCCGGCACAGCGATGCCGAGTGGGAACGTTCGATCCTGGAAGTGGATGCGCCGCGTGCCTCCAGCATGCTGCTGCGCGGCGACGGCAGCGATACCGGCGTCATGCCGGCCACGCGGCGGCTGGCCCGTCGGCTGCGCGGCGACCTCGACACGGTGCTGCTCAAGGCGCTGCAGAAGGATCCCGCGGAACGCTATGCCTCGGTGGAGGCGTTGGCCCAGGACCTGCAGCGCTTCCTTGACGGCCGCCCGATCCAGGCGCGCCCGCAGCGCTCGCTGTACCGCCTGCGCAAGTACCTGGGCCGGCATCGCTGGGGCGTGGCGTTGGCGCTGGTCGCGGTGCTGGCCCTGGTCGCGCTGGCGGCACTGGCGCTGTGGCAGATGCAGCAGGCGCGGCGCGAGATCGCGCGCGCGCAGGCCATGCAGGACTTCACCATCGGCCTGTTCGACCGCGCTGCCAGCGTGCGCCACGGCAGTTTCGACGTGCGCCAGCTGCTGGCCACCGGGCAGCAGCGGGGCGAGGCCGAGCTGGCCGACCAGCCGCTGCCGCTGGCCGACCTGGAAGGGGTGATCGGGCGGCTGCGGATCGGCATGGGCGATTACGCGCTGGCGCTGGAAACCCTGGACCGCCAGCGCGCCCTGCTGGAGCGGGTCAAGGACGTGCCGCCGGGGCTGCAGCTGGAAGCGGTAACCCAGCGCGGCCGCGCGCTGCGCATGCTGGGCCGCTCGCGCGAGTGCGTGGCCCACCTGCTGCCGATGCAGACGCTGGCGGAAGAACAACGCCAGGCGTTGCCCTCGCTCGTGGCCGAGTTCCATGCACAGCTCGGCCGCTGCCAGCAGTTGCTGGGGTACCGCGACGAGGCGCGGGACGCCTTCCAGCTCGCGCTGACCCTGCGCCGCGACGGCATCCACGACGCCACCGGCACCGCCGAGAGCCTGGCCGACCTGGCTGCGCTCGACTACGACGACGGCAACGCCCCGGCCGCCCTGGCCGGCTATCGCCAGGCGCTGCAGCTGCTGCAGAACCGCAGCACCGACCGCCACCCGCAGCTGGTCACGCTGCGCCGCCACCTGGGCGAGACACTGGCCGCACAGGGCGACCTGGACGGGGCCGAGCAGGCGCTGCGCGCGGCCTGGGCCGACGCGGTGGCGTTGTACGGCGCCGACCACCCGGAAACGTTGAGCATCCGCCGCCTGCGCGCCACCCTGGCCCTGCAGCAGGGCGAGCTGGCCGAGGCCGGGCAGGCCCTGCAGGACGTACACCGGCTGACCCGCAAGGCGCTGGGCGAACGGCACCGCGACACCGGCCTGACCTGGCACGCACTGGGCCGGCTGGCGCTGGAGCGCGGCGACAGCGCTGGCGCGGTGGATGCGTTCGCGCGGGCGGTGGCGATCTGGCGGCAGCCGGACTGCATCGGACTGCTGCCGCAGGGCCTGTACGACTACGGCAGCGCGCTGGCCGAGACCGGCCGCTGGCAGGACGCGCTGGCCGCGCTGCACGAAGGCCGCCAGTGGCAGGCGGCGCAGCGTGGCGATGACGACCCGGATGTGCAGCGCGCCGACCGCCGGATGGCGGAGATCATCGGCGAACACGTCGACCCGTGGCAGGCGGGCGACCGCCTGGCGACGCTGATGCGCCAGTCCGCACGCGGCGGACCGGACGCGCGCCTGCAGCAGCAGGCGGTGCAGCTGGCCTGGGGCCGCAACCTGGTGCGCATGGACCAGCCGGTGGAGGCGCAGCGCGTGCTGCAGCCCCTGACCCTGGGCGACGCGACCGATCCGCGCAGCCTGCAGCTGCGCTGGCTGGCCCGCGCAACCCTGGCCCAGCTGGACTGCGCCCTGGCGCCGGTGCGCGGGCGGCAGGCACTGCTGCGGCTGCAGGGCGAGGTGCGCCAGCAGCGCCCGCAGGGCGGCTACGTGCCGCGCCAGATCGACCAAGCCCTGCAGGCCTGCCAGCCTGAACGGCAATCGCGGGCAACAGCGGCGAATTAA
- a CDS encoding glucan biosynthesis protein, with translation MQRRDFIRNASLALAAIGFPSLPACAAQGSQVGLRRLGEPQPFDFAILKGQARALSEAAYKTHRRTLPGPLEALDWDQYQSIRYRQDHALWADQPGRFQAKFFHLGLYFHSPVRMFDVVDGKAQELAYDPAAFDYGSSGLKNGHLPADLGFAGFRLNTRQDTDRDFAAFLGASYFRAVGREGQYGQSARGLAIDTGMDRPEEFPDFIAYFLEQPAKDSNTLVVYALLDSPSVAGAYRFAITNGDVLLMDVDVALYPRKAIERLGIAPCTSMYQVGENDRRMAWDWRPEIHDTDGLSMWTGAGEWIWRPLSNPRQLRFNMFVDNNPRGFGLLQRDRNFDHYQDDGVFYEKRPCLWVEPKGQWGKGSVQLVEIPTVDETFDNIVAFWNPEAKPQPGQEMLIGYRLYWGAEPPARPPLAQAVATRTGLGGVIGKKREHFSWRFAVDFQGGELASLIDKGEVEAVVQTSRGTTEIVSARPLREIKGYRAMFDLVPPDESTDQIDIRLYLRSGGKTLTETWLYQYNPPPAGAPERTLY, from the coding sequence ATGCAACGACGCGACTTCATCCGCAACGCCTCCCTGGCCCTGGCGGCCATTGGTTTCCCCTCGCTGCCGGCCTGCGCCGCGCAGGGCAGCCAGGTAGGCCTGCGCCGGCTCGGCGAGCCGCAGCCGTTCGACTTCGCGATCCTCAAGGGCCAGGCGCGCGCGCTGTCCGAGGCCGCCTACAAGACCCACCGGCGCACCCTGCCGGGGCCGCTGGAGGCGCTGGACTGGGACCAGTACCAGTCGATCCGCTACCGCCAGGACCACGCGCTGTGGGCCGACCAGCCCGGCCGTTTCCAGGCCAAGTTCTTCCATCTGGGCCTGTATTTCCATTCGCCGGTGCGCATGTTCGACGTGGTCGACGGCAAGGCGCAGGAACTGGCCTACGACCCGGCCGCCTTCGACTACGGCAGCAGCGGCCTGAAGAACGGCCACCTGCCCGCGGACCTGGGCTTTGCCGGTTTCCGCCTCAACACCCGGCAGGACACCGACCGCGACTTCGCCGCGTTCCTGGGCGCCAGCTACTTCCGCGCAGTGGGCAGGGAAGGCCAGTACGGCCAGTCCGCGCGCGGCCTGGCGATCGACACCGGCATGGACCGTCCGGAGGAATTTCCGGACTTCATCGCCTACTTCCTCGAGCAGCCGGCCAAGGACTCCAACACCCTGGTGGTGTACGCGCTGCTGGATTCGCCCAGCGTGGCCGGTGCGTATCGCTTCGCGATCACCAACGGCGACGTGCTGCTGATGGACGTGGACGTGGCGCTGTACCCGCGCAAGGCGATCGAGCGCCTGGGCATCGCGCCGTGCACCAGCATGTACCAGGTGGGCGAGAACGACCGCCGCATGGCCTGGGACTGGCGTCCGGAGATCCATGACACCGACGGCCTGTCGATGTGGACCGGCGCCGGCGAATGGATCTGGCGGCCGCTGTCCAACCCGCGCCAGCTGCGCTTCAACATGTTCGTGGACAACAACCCGCGCGGGTTCGGCCTGCTGCAGCGCGACCGCAACTTCGACCATTACCAGGACGACGGCGTGTTCTACGAGAAGCGCCCGTGCCTGTGGGTGGAGCCGAAGGGGCAGTGGGGCAAGGGCTCGGTGCAGCTGGTGGAGATTCCCACCGTGGACGAGACCTTCGACAACATCGTGGCGTTCTGGAACCCGGAAGCGAAGCCGCAGCCGGGCCAGGAAATGCTGATCGGCTACCGCCTGTACTGGGGCGCCGAGCCGCCGGCACGCCCGCCGCTGGCCCAGGCCGTGGCCACCCGCACCGGCCTGGGCGGCGTGATCGGCAAGAAGCGCGAGCACTTCTCGTGGCGTTTCGCGGTCGATTTCCAGGGCGGGGAACTGGCGTCCCTGATCGACAAGGGCGAAGTCGAAGCGGTCGTCCAGACCAGCCGCGGCACGACCGAGATCGTCTCGGCCCGCCCGCTGCGGGAAATCAAAGGCTACCGTGCCATGTTCGACCTGGTGCCGCCCGATGAAAGCACCGACCAGATCGACATCCGCCTGTACCTCCGCAGCGGTGGAAAAACGCTGACCGAAACCTGGCTGTACCAATACAACCCGCCGCCGGCCGGTGCGCCGGAACGCACGTTGTACTGA